CTGCTTACATTAACCAACATACGTGTCTGAGTGTCATACATAGCTGCTTACATTAACCAACTTACGGGTCTGAGTGTCATTTCTTGGTATGATCATTGCACGAAGACACTGATATCACGAATCCCCAATCAGCGACACACACAgaggggcggcggggtagcccattggttaaagcgtcacgCCGACACCCGAGTTCGATACCTCAAtttggtacaatgtttgaacccCATTCCTGGtatccccgccatgatattgctgggttagtgttaaaagcggcgtaaaatattACTCACCTACTCACAGACATGCGGAAGGGCGACCACAAGCATTTGAATTCATTCAGTCTGAGTGTTGAAGATTAATAATATGTAAGCGAAACGTATATGAAAGGCAGTGTGCTGTCTCAATTCCTCATTAATTCTATCATCTCGTGGTTCCCAAGGTCCACTAACACTAAGCATTGTAGTTCAGAGACTGGGAAAATACGTAACTTTCGTATGAGTGATACTGAACGGAAAGAGCCACAATAGAACGCACCAACATAGCATATCGAGGAAATAAAAACAGGCTAAAATAAACTTTTCACAAACGCGATGGTGTATGACTCCAGTCAGTGGGACGTTGAGTCACCGACGCCGCGCCTACAACACCTGGGGTCGCCATGTTTAAGTGACGCTTATATGTTACAAACAAAATGTCCGAAATACATGAGATTCGCCCTGAGGACAGCGTGAGTCTGGCCAACCTGGACATCACCTCTCACACCTACCACTCTCTGCTGTCCGACAACCTGCACGACCCCTGGTCACGACCAACCACAAGCTCTAACGCCTTCACAACCAATGGTTACCTCAATGCTTTTCCATCCCGCCATTCCAGACAGTCGTCTCATATCCACAACACCCACCACAGACAAAGACGGCGACCACGACCAAGCGTTAGACAGTCGGAAGAACTAAAGGACGTGTACAAGAAGATAAAGATATTTTTTACTATAATATGTGTTGTAGTCGCCGCGATGACAGTGTCAGTGCTGGTGATGAACCTGAAGATTGGCGTGTTCTCGGGTGACGACGATGAACGTATTGTTGCGTATTACATCTCTGGGCAGGGGAAGTATGAAGCGTTTTCACTGTGTGCTAAATGTTCTCTGTTGAAGGATGAGCAGATCATAAGGGAAACTCGCTCCTCAAAGAACAGAGAGTTCTGTTGTTTCAGAACAATTGGAAAACTGATTGACGTATTTGATTCGGTAGGTTCATGTTTCACTATTCTTAGTCTGACTTGATAggtgtatgtacgtatgtgtatgtatgtatgtacgttaTAAATtgaactcaacaatattcctgctatgtgACGGAGGGCCGTAAATGGTCGAATCTGATCGTGATGAGCCAGTACATGGTTGATACAAGTAAGATCCTACTCTGTCGGGAACCGTAGTGAACACGTTCCGACCTCGACCCTTGGACATGCGCAGATCAGACCTGGCCGATGGGACAAGAACTGTCGATATGCAGTGCACTCCAGTGGTAAACAAAGTATGTGGGTAGAGTGGTACATGGTAACAGGGCACCTCCAGAACTAGTAGGTTCTGTAGCGTTTTACGCGACCTGAAGTCCAATTTCgattagaatgagtgagtttgactTTACTACTACTatggcaatatcacggtggaagGCAtctgaaatgagcttcacacacccACATGTGGTTTCGAACCCACGTAATgtgcgaacgcttcaaccactaggctaccccatcgccccaggTTTTATTGGAAAGATACCTATGGCTTTCAATTTATGGTTGTTATATAGTGGCCGTGGGAGTTGTACTTCGCGTTAGGTATATGTTAGTGTTACCCGAGTTCTGGATCGCTATTCTTTGTTGCTTTTCGTGGATGCTGTGAAATAGAACGTGTGGGTGTTTCTTGATGCGCGTGCACATGCCCGTTTGATGTTTATTGCTAAATTCATGTCTGTAGGCGTTTAATTTTGTTATCGACCCGTCTATAAATCTCGGTTTATGGTCAAACTCTAGTTTGTTGCGTGTTTTCAGTTGTATTAATTTAGGATTTGAATTTTGCTAAATTTCGGTAAGGTTTTACGGATGGAGATAGTAAAACATGCATGTGGTACACAGTTACGTAATCTTGAATATATTATTGATAtggtatttcctctaataagcgGTGGTCCACTATTATGCGATGGGGATAAAGCATCTCATTAAGAATTACTGTAATGACACCAAGTACGGGTTAAGTACTGGGTCTCCGTTGAGAAAATAAGCGCCAAGGCGTTTACTACAGAAAATACGGCACATAAGATCCTCTAAGATCCCTTAGATGTGGAGGGTTTGTGGCCAATAGTGGTACACAACATGACACCTCTGGCCTAATTCACTCTCTAACTGCTTGTTTCTCCTCTTTGCAGTTTGTACAGCAACATTCGATTCACCTTCTTTCTGAAGGTAAGCAGTAACAAATCACAACCTGAAGTGAACCAATTTGATACATTATGTACACAGTtacaccccacccaccccaccccaccccaccccaaatCCAAATGCCACCACTGTATCTCAATATTCATTCCTGGATTAATAATTCCTGAATTCCATTTGTCCATCCACCTTTCCAATTTAGTGCTAATGAACTACTAAATTCCCTTGTTATCTCATCACTGGTGTTGTTTCACATGTACGTATATAGTCTGTGTCACTCACCTAATGAAGCAGTCAGAATATACTCGGAAATGTTGTGTCCCTTAAAATACAGAGTCGTCATCCATACATTCTCACTTTTACTCAACCCTTCATTGTCAAACGTTCCGTCTTTCCTGTTCCATTATGTAAATAACACCTGTGTATTTCGTTACCAACATACAGATCCTGCATCAAACGAACAGACCCTGAATGGCAGACATGGCAGTGAACACCCGATTAGAAGCAGAAATATGGCTCACTGCAACCTCCACACTACTGGCAGTATGTAGACATGTAGCCTCACTACAGGCAGTATGTAGACATGTAGCCTCACTACAGGCAGTATGTAGACATGTAGCCTCACTACAGGTAGCATATAGTCATGTGGCCTCTCTACAGGCAGTATGTAGTCATATAACCTCTCTACAGGCTGCATGTAGACATGTATCCTCACTACAGGCATGATCCAGACATGTAGCCTCACTACAGCTATCACTACaggcagtatgtacacatgtaccatCACTACAGCTATCACTACAGGCAGTATGTAGAAGGATGTGATCAGCTTCGGTTTCGTTATAGTTGATCTTAAACTTGAACTTACTTTACAATTTTGAACATTCAGCAAGTGTAACACGTT
Above is a genomic segment from Haliotis asinina isolate JCU_RB_2024 chromosome 7, JCU_Hal_asi_v2, whole genome shotgun sequence containing:
- the LOC137291163 gene encoding uncharacterized protein, translated to MSEIHEIRPEDSVSLANLDITSHTYHSLLSDNLHDPWSRPTTSSNAFTTNGYLNAFPSRHSRQSSHIHNTHHRQRRRPRPSVRQSEELKDVYKKIKIFFTIICVVVAAMTVSVLVMNLKIGVFSGDDDERIVAYYISGQGKYEAFSLCAKCSLLKDEQIIRETRSSKNREFCCFRTIGKLIDVFDSFVQQHSIHLLSEDPASNEQTLNGRHGSEHPIRSRNMAHCNLHTTGSAQSEPSALRWSCMKVGFEIEDKQLIIVSVSSYYYIYSHLLLLKPQTDHKVIRSRTGEDKRVLLHMPMSTQGQNSLLEGVFLLMEGDIISVVSTESRINTASTNDFGIFMV